One Persephonella hydrogeniphila genomic region harbors:
- the rpsO gene encoding 30S ribosomal protein S15 has translation MSITQEKKQELIKKFGRFEGDTGSPEVQIAILTERIKNLTEHIKANKKDLHSRRGLIGMVNKRRKLLNYLRRTNPERYQQIVQELGIREATGER, from the coding sequence ATGTCAATCACTCAGGAGAAAAAGCAAGAACTTATAAAGAAATTTGGAAGGTTCGAAGGAGATACAGGTTCTCCAGAAGTTCAAATAGCTATTTTGACAGAAAGAATTAAAAATCTAACAGAGCACATAAAAGCAAACAAAAAAGATCTCCACTCAAGGAGAGGTCTTATAGGAATGGTTAACAAGAGGAGGAAGCTTCTGAACTATCTTAGAAGAACAAATCCTGAAAGATATCAACAGATAGTTCAGGAACTGGGAATAAGAGAAGCAACTGGAGAGAGATGA
- the lpxD gene encoding UDP-3-O-(3-hydroxymyristoyl)glucosamine N-acyltransferase, whose translation MKLSEIAKRFDGELYRVKEDTDIKGLKSLSSAKKGDISFIADRKYIDDAKNTSASAVLTSEKLDIDVPQIIVKNPQTVFYQLIELLFPEKERTGISEKSSISGDVKIGKDVYIGDFSVIEDGVEIGDNVKIYPNCYIGSNVKIGNNTVIYPNVTIYKDTEIGKNVIIHSGAVIAADGFGYYKEKGIHKKIKHIGKVVIEDNVEIGANTTIDRAMVDETVIKRGTKIDNLVMIAHNCCVGENTILVSQVGIAGSSKVGNNVILAGQVGVADHITIGDNVIVTAKSGVGKDLEPNKVYGSGIQAIEWSKWKKVLFYLYKLPEIIKKLK comes from the coding sequence TTGAAACTTTCGGAAATAGCAAAGAGGTTTGATGGGGAACTGTACAGAGTAAAAGAAGATACAGATATAAAAGGTCTAAAGAGTCTATCTTCTGCAAAAAAAGGAGATATTTCATTTATTGCAGACAGAAAATATATAGATGATGCAAAAAATACTTCAGCCTCTGCTGTTCTCACTTCAGAAAAGTTAGATATAGACGTACCCCAGATTATAGTAAAAAATCCGCAGACTGTTTTCTATCAGCTTATAGAACTTCTTTTTCCTGAAAAGGAAAGGACAGGTATCTCCGAAAAGAGCTCTATATCCGGTGATGTAAAGATAGGCAAGGATGTTTATATAGGAGATTTTTCTGTTATTGAAGATGGTGTAGAAATCGGAGATAACGTAAAGATTTACCCTAATTGTTACATAGGGAGTAACGTAAAAATAGGAAACAATACTGTAATATACCCAAATGTTACTATTTATAAGGATACAGAAATAGGAAAAAATGTGATAATTCATTCAGGAGCTGTTATCGCAGCAGATGGTTTTGGTTACTATAAGGAAAAGGGAATTCACAAAAAAATAAAACATATAGGGAAAGTTGTTATAGAAGATAACGTTGAAATAGGTGCAAACACAACAATAGATAGGGCTATGGTAGACGAAACAGTTATCAAAAGAGGAACAAAGATTGATAACCTTGTGATGATTGCCCATAACTGTTGTGTAGGAGAAAATACAATTCTTGTTTCTCAGGTGGGAATAGCAGGAAGTAGTAAAGTAGGAAATAATGTTATTCTTGCAGGTCAGGTGGGAGTTGCTGACCATATAACAATCGGGGACAACGTTATTGTTACTGCCAAATCTGGCGTTGGGAAAGATTTAGAGCCTAACAAGGTTTATGGTTCAGGTATACAGGCGATAGAATGGTCTAAATGGAAAAAAGTACTATTTTATCTGTATAAACTTCCTGAGATAATAAAAAAGCTGAAATAA
- the bamA gene encoding outer membrane protein assembly factor BamA — MYRLRKIEIKGLKYVSPQLIYPLIPLGKGAIVTRDNIVNILRDLYKLGYFRDIETYTRYTENGIDLVFVFKELPVVQKIEFEGNEEISDEDLFQVLGIQTKERLESGGALPFSTIGPELAEKMASIKKGLGRVFSLDEINKMVKAIKDKYEKEGFYNVKVSYYFKGNTLVFKINEGQRAYVKEIRIVGNKQIDEDEIEDVMETKERSIWKLRFHPRLKKDVLFEDIERIRDLYIKKGFFEVQIDKPEIELKDGEEYYITIKIKEGPRYKLSGVDFKNNKYYTEDELLKRFKDDLKIGEYYNGEIVERVKKETLDKYTELGFIFAMVYVDKILDKQNKTVKVVYDIQPGEIFYVDKIDISGNYESRDYVIRRELRFAPGDLFKRQDLFRSQSRLYALGFYDMIGFDPHVKEEGKIDVDVKVQERFTGQISIGAGYSQLTGLSFFLSLRKGNFLGTGDTAGISFTVGSSYRNNEISYLHRWAFYKPVNLGFSLYDRYVDYTTFVSEKQGFSPTLSWELSEYWRVGTGFTIEKGKYKDITEDAPQRIKDQAGSYSLISTFLNFTRSDIDNPILPTRGSNFSITFKVGYGTRGFYKTSFSYSKFIPDKLFYTDWVLSFKGRYGIVEKMTDKIPLDEYFFVGGDFSIRGFDYGMAGPYDTNKDPIGSKQQIVFNFQASHPIAERFLWGYIFTDMGKGYNSGNPFKDMYYSAGIGLKIVTPMAPIDIYYGKVLNPPEGVSGSRIGFVLGTFF; from the coding sequence ATCTATAGATTAAGAAAAATAGAGATAAAAGGTCTAAAATATGTGAGTCCACAGCTTATATACCCCCTTATCCCCCTCGGAAAAGGAGCAATAGTAACGAGAGACAATATAGTAAATATCCTTAGAGACCTTTATAAACTTGGTTATTTCAGAGATATAGAAACATACACCAGATATACAGAAAACGGGATTGACCTTGTATTTGTATTTAAAGAACTTCCTGTTGTCCAGAAAATAGAGTTTGAAGGAAATGAAGAGATCTCTGACGAGGATCTTTTTCAGGTATTAGGCATCCAGACTAAAGAAAGGCTTGAGTCAGGAGGAGCGTTACCTTTTTCTACGATAGGACCAGAGTTAGCTGAGAAGATGGCATCTATCAAAAAGGGGCTTGGCAGAGTTTTTTCTTTAGATGAGATAAACAAAATGGTCAAGGCTATTAAAGACAAATACGAGAAAGAAGGATTTTACAACGTAAAGGTGAGTTATTACTTCAAAGGAAATACTCTTGTTTTTAAGATAAACGAGGGTCAGAGGGCATACGTAAAGGAGATCAGAATTGTAGGGAATAAACAGATAGATGAGGATGAGATAGAAGATGTAATGGAAACAAAAGAGAGAAGCATATGGAAGCTAAGATTTCATCCAAGACTAAAGAAAGATGTACTGTTTGAGGATATAGAAAGAATAAGAGATCTATATATAAAAAAGGGTTTCTTTGAAGTTCAGATAGATAAACCAGAAATAGAATTAAAAGATGGAGAAGAGTACTACATAACGATAAAAATAAAGGAGGGGCCCCGTTATAAACTTTCAGGAGTAGATTTTAAAAACAATAAGTACTACACAGAAGATGAACTTCTCAAAAGATTTAAGGATGATCTGAAAATCGGAGAGTATTACAATGGAGAAATAGTAGAAAGAGTCAAAAAAGAAACCCTTGATAAGTATACAGAATTAGGTTTTATATTTGCGATGGTTTATGTAGATAAAATACTTGATAAACAGAACAAGACTGTAAAAGTAGTTTACGATATTCAACCGGGAGAAATATTTTATGTAGACAAGATAGATATATCTGGTAATTATGAATCAAGGGATTATGTAATTAGAAGAGAACTGAGATTTGCTCCAGGGGATCTCTTTAAAAGACAGGATCTTTTCAGATCACAATCAAGACTTTACGCTCTTGGCTTTTATGACATGATAGGATTTGATCCTCATGTGAAGGAAGAAGGAAAAATAGATGTTGATGTTAAAGTGCAGGAAAGGTTTACAGGTCAGATATCTATTGGAGCAGGATATAGCCAGCTTACAGGTCTTTCATTTTTCTTATCTTTAAGGAAAGGAAATTTCTTAGGAACAGGAGACACAGCAGGCATATCCTTTACGGTAGGGTCAAGCTACAGGAATAATGAGATATCATATCTTCACAGATGGGCTTTTTACAAACCGGTAAATCTTGGTTTTAGCCTTTATGACAGGTATGTCGATTACACAACATTCGTTTCTGAGAAACAGGGCTTTTCTCCTACCCTTTCCTGGGAGCTTTCTGAGTACTGGAGAGTAGGAACAGGTTTTACAATAGAAAAAGGAAAATACAAAGATATAACAGAAGATGCCCCCCAAAGAATAAAAGATCAGGCTGGTTCTTACAGCCTTATTTCTACATTCCTTAATTTTACAAGATCTGATATTGATAATCCTATCCTTCCTACAAGGGGAAGTAATTTTAGCATAACATTTAAAGTGGGATATGGAACAAGGGGATTTTACAAAACCAGCTTCAGCTACTCTAAATTTATACCTGATAAACTGTTCTACACAGACTGGGTTTTATCATTTAAAGGTAGATACGGTATCGTTGAAAAAATGACAGATAAGATACCACTTGATGAGTACTTTTTTGTAGGGGGAGATTTTTCTATAAGGGGATTTGATTACGGTATGGCAGGCCCGTACGATACAAACAAGGATCCTATAGGTTCAAAGCAACAGATAGTCTTTAATTTTCAAGCATCTCATCCTATAGCAGAAAGATTCCTGTGGGGATATATATTCACAGATATGGGAAAAGGTTATAACTCGGGAAATCCGTTTAAGGATATGTATTACTCTGCAGGTATAGGGCTAAAAATTGTAACACCAATGGCTCCTATAGATATTTACTACGGTAAAGTCCTTAATCCTCCGGAAGGAGTTAGTGGTTCAAGGATAGGTTTTGTTTTAGGAACATTTTTCTAA
- a CDS encoding OmpH family outer membrane protein — translation MKKSLVFVLFFFLTGYVFAQNIAYVDIQKVMNQSKKGQEYKKEIESKVKYYQKKLEEIDKKISQIEKQLESPVLSDEAKKKKRKELEELKEKGRNIQQNAEEELSKMKAKAERELVLKIKEITEKYAKEKNLDLVFIGGAIGGVVYHDKTVDITEEILKRLDGEKN, via the coding sequence ATGAAAAAAAGTTTGGTTTTTGTTTTATTCTTTTTTCTGACAGGATATGTTTTCGCCCAGAATATAGCTTATGTTGACATACAAAAGGTTATGAATCAATCTAAAAAAGGACAGGAATACAAAAAAGAGATAGAGAGTAAAGTAAAGTACTATCAGAAAAAACTTGAAGAGATAGATAAGAAAATATCCCAGATAGAGAAGCAGCTTGAAAGTCCTGTTTTAAGCGATGAAGCAAAGAAGAAGAAAAGAAAAGAATTAGAAGAGCTTAAAGAAAAAGGAAGAAATATACAGCAAAATGCTGAAGAAGAACTTTCCAAAATGAAAGCAAAAGCAGAAAGGGAGCTGGTTCTGAAAATCAAAGAGATAACAGAAAAATATGCAAAAGAAAAAAATTTAGATCTTGTTTTTATAGGTGGAGCTATTGGGGGTGTTGTTTATCACGATAAAACTGTAGATATCACTGAAGAAATACTTAAAAGATTAGACGGAGAGAAAAATTGA
- a CDS encoding LPS-assembly protein LptD — translation MGRYIITVFLVLGILFFSFGKVPVSIEAESIHKKPTGEIIAEGNVIVKYKGKILQADRIVYDQKNKKIYLYGNIKLKTEKFDITAQRGWIDEEGVNGDFYDVSGILEKHYYIKAEKIKKRGDKYTFYDGEFSTCSFDQYDWYIKTKKGVFIKDKQVDFFNVSMRFCGVPVLFSPYFSYPASSRKTGFLFPQLGQDSYNDFRYVQPFFLILTRHSDMTFTYDYRNIQGNGLDIEYRNKLSSDSFYRTNFTVFTEKSGKWWEGRDLPPLENRWRVYGESELHYEDFDISLIYDFPSDPYFFEDIYNSTDLRYKSYTKSQLIALLDRRLFTVEINFDFLYDLTKTNNEQTLQRLPELRFYFKKLKPFREIPFYIDFLSVNTNFYREKGTSGLRSDNILDFELYNNFSGFSNLLRFSPRGTYYYLYSYYQNKKNPTRNIFSFEDRLRYTFYRSFSDFTHSVIPEITFKRVSKVNQEDLPYFDREDRIKDAYDIDYSLFNILNFESSEFLSWEISSGYTFNDYYYLGNNRLKGNQKPLKNRFYFYVKGFSGENTLYYDFKFNQIVRSITTFSIPVFSWFRYSVSHSYDKGIFSSISTINQINQTGTLTYKNISLSASVLSNIKFGYVQRKSLNFSLNRKCWRLNISYKEDYNRVTGKSFRSIVVYINILKTDIKLPFVSRTL, via the coding sequence TTGGGCAGATATATAATAACAGTTTTTCTTGTACTGGGAATACTGTTCTTTTCTTTTGGCAAAGTCCCTGTATCAATTGAGGCAGAAAGTATACATAAAAAACCTACAGGAGAGATTATTGCTGAAGGAAACGTTATCGTAAAGTATAAGGGAAAGATTCTCCAAGCAGACAGAATAGTGTATGATCAAAAAAACAAAAAGATATATCTGTACGGTAATATAAAACTAAAAACAGAAAAATTTGATATTACTGCCCAGAGGGGATGGATAGACGAAGAGGGAGTAAATGGTGATTTTTATGATGTGAGTGGTATTTTAGAAAAACATTACTACATCAAAGCTGAAAAGATAAAAAAAAGGGGAGATAAGTACACATTTTATGATGGGGAATTTTCGACATGTTCTTTTGATCAGTACGACTGGTATATAAAAACTAAAAAGGGTGTATTTATAAAGGACAAACAGGTAGATTTTTTTAATGTGTCTATGAGATTTTGCGGTGTTCCTGTTTTGTTTTCTCCATATTTTTCTTATCCTGCAAGTAGCAGAAAAACAGGTTTTTTGTTTCCTCAACTTGGTCAGGATAGCTATAATGATTTCAGATATGTCCAGCCATTTTTTCTTATACTTACGAGACATTCAGATATGACTTTTACATACGATTATAGAAATATTCAGGGGAATGGTCTGGATATAGAGTACAGGAATAAGCTGTCCTCAGATAGTTTTTACAGAACTAATTTTACTGTTTTTACTGAAAAATCAGGAAAATGGTGGGAGGGAAGAGATCTTCCTCCTTTAGAAAATAGATGGAGAGTTTACGGAGAATCTGAACTTCACTATGAGGATTTTGATATATCCCTTATTTATGATTTTCCAAGTGATCCTTACTTTTTTGAAGATATATACAACTCGACAGACCTCAGATATAAATCATATACAAAATCACAGTTGATAGCTCTGTTAGACAGGAGACTATTTACAGTTGAGATAAACTTTGATTTTCTTTATGATCTTACAAAAACAAACAACGAACAAACTCTCCAGAGACTTCCAGAACTGAGGTTTTATTTTAAGAAATTAAAACCCTTTAGAGAAATCCCTTTTTATATAGATTTTCTGTCTGTAAATACAAACTTCTACAGAGAAAAGGGTACTTCAGGTTTAAGATCTGATAACATTCTTGATTTTGAACTTTACAACAACTTTTCTGGTTTTTCAAACCTGTTAAGATTCTCCCCAAGGGGTACATATTACTACCTGTATTCTTACTACCAGAATAAAAAAAATCCAACACGGAATATCTTTTCCTTCGAAGACAGGTTGAGATATACATTTTACAGAAGCTTCTCAGATTTCACCCATTCTGTAATTCCAGAAATTACTTTCAAGAGGGTATCTAAAGTTAATCAGGAGGATCTACCCTATTTTGATAGGGAGGACAGAATAAAAGATGCATACGATATAGATTACTCTCTGTTTAATATTCTTAACTTTGAAAGCTCGGAATTTTTATCATGGGAAATATCCTCAGGGTATACTTTCAACGATTACTACTACCTTGGGAATAACAGATTAAAAGGAAATCAAAAACCTTTAAAAAACAGATTTTATTTTTATGTAAAAGGTTTTTCAGGAGAGAATACTCTGTACTATGATTTCAAATTTAACCAGATAGTGAGATCTATAACTACTTTTTCTATTCCTGTTTTTAGCTGGTTTAGATACTCTGTATCCCATTCTTATGACAAGGGAATTTTTAGTTCAATATCAACGATAAATCAGATAAATCAAACTGGTACATTGACCTATAAAAATATCTCTCTTTCTGCATCGGTCTTAAGTAATATAAAGTTCGGTTATGTACAGAGGAAATCTCTAAATTTTTCCCTGAACAGAAAGTGCTGGAGGTTAAATATATCTTACAAAGAAGATTACAACAGGGTAACAGGTAAATCTTTTAGATCTATCGTTGTTTATATAAACATACTGAAGACAGATATAAAACTTCCTTTTGTAAGCAGAACCTTATAA
- a CDS encoding YlqF/YawG family GTPase: MEKPREWLREKSIAKKILSEANVIFEVVDARIPLKTRNKVVEQLAKERNKKVFIIINKTDLVPESFVQKAKNIIEKEHPVVLFSAHRKTGKKEIEKIIKELSKEKKVIKIGVLGYPNVGKSSLINTLKRKKVATTSPKPGMTRGEKLIKLDKNVYLIDTPGIITLEFQDELAIKGSWIPDKLEDPVDVAVKLLEKIIQNRPEAIEEAYGVKPVDDPFKTLEKIGEKLNYRISGGTIDIERTAKKILWDWIKGNIKAYWL, translated from the coding sequence ATGGAAAAACCAAGGGAATGGCTCAGAGAAAAAAGTATAGCAAAAAAGATTCTGTCAGAAGCCAACGTTATTTTTGAGGTTGTAGACGCAAGAATCCCTCTAAAAACAAGGAATAAAGTTGTAGAACAACTGGCAAAAGAGAGAAATAAAAAGGTATTCATCATTATAAATAAGACTGATCTTGTTCCTGAGAGTTTTGTACAAAAGGCAAAAAATATTATAGAGAAGGAACATCCTGTAGTCCTATTTTCAGCTCACAGAAAAACCGGGAAAAAAGAGATAGAAAAAATAATAAAAGAACTCTCAAAAGAAAAAAAAGTAATAAAGATAGGTGTTTTAGGATATCCAAATGTTGGAAAATCTTCCCTGATAAATACATTAAAAAGAAAAAAAGTGGCAACAACTTCTCCAAAACCAGGAATGACAAGAGGGGAAAAACTTATAAAATTAGATAAAAATGTTTATTTAATAGATACTCCAGGAATAATAACATTAGAGTTTCAGGATGAACTTGCAATAAAAGGCTCATGGATTCCAGATAAACTTGAGGATCCTGTCGATGTCGCTGTAAAACTCCTTGAGAAAATAATTCAGAACAGACCTGAAGCTATAGAAGAGGCATACGGGGTAAAACCTGTAGATGACCCTTTTAAAACCCTTGAGAAGATTGGAGAGAAACTAAACTACAGGATATCAGGTGGAACCATAGATATAGAAAGAACAGCCAAAAAAATCCTGTGGGACTGGATAAAAGGAAATATAAAAGCGTACTGGCTTTAA
- the dprA gene encoding DNA-processing protein DprA: MSIIDYIEISFIKGIGKSTIKQIYEEFADIGAVLKNPELLKEQFGQKVYLSIKNRDSSLRKKAEEEYRKASKKDIKILTLQDENYPSMLKEIPDPPSFLYASSEIPDVPLISVVGSRKHTYYGKSVTREIVKKLVENGIGIVSGLASGIDRIAHETALENNGFTIAVLGGGIDRIFPYENRDIYTKIKKEGVLISEFPIGQKPTRYTFPIRNRIIAGLSAGVIVTEASERSGALITARTANEYGRVVFSVPSNINNPYGKGCNILLKEGAIPLTGIEDVFENLPYLDKKESPAYMDISDVEKLILDSINQPVHIDLLSEKTNIDTEQIIVILFEMEIKGLLTVENGIVVRNI, encoded by the coding sequence ATGTCTATTATAGACTATATAGAAATATCTTTCATAAAAGGAATAGGCAAAAGCACAATTAAACAGATATATGAAGAATTTGCAGATATTGGAGCTGTCTTAAAAAATCCTGAACTGTTAAAAGAACAGTTCGGTCAAAAGGTGTATCTGTCAATAAAAAACAGAGACTCTTCTTTAAGGAAAAAAGCAGAGGAGGAATACAGAAAAGCCTCCAAAAAGGATATAAAGATACTTACTCTTCAGGATGAGAACTATCCATCTATGCTAAAAGAGATACCTGATCCTCCTTCTTTTTTGTATGCATCATCAGAAATACCTGATGTACCTTTGATCTCTGTGGTAGGAAGCAGAAAACATACATATTATGGAAAAAGTGTCACAAGGGAGATTGTAAAAAAACTTGTAGAAAATGGCATTGGGATAGTATCAGGTCTTGCATCTGGAATTGATAGGATAGCACATGAAACAGCACTGGAAAATAACGGTTTTACAATCGCAGTTTTAGGGGGAGGTATAGACAGAATATTTCCCTATGAGAACAGGGATATTTACACAAAAATAAAAAAAGAGGGGGTTTTGATCTCAGAGTTCCCTATAGGACAAAAACCCACCAGATACACATTTCCTATAAGAAACAGAATTATAGCAGGTCTTTCTGCAGGGGTAATTGTTACAGAAGCCTCTGAACGTTCGGGTGCTTTAATTACAGCAAGGACTGCAAACGAATACGGAAGGGTAGTATTTTCTGTTCCATCTAATATAAACAATCCCTACGGAAAAGGATGTAATATCTTATTAAAAGAAGGTGCTATTCCTTTAACCGGTATAGAGGATGTATTTGAAAATCTTCCTTACTTAGATAAAAAGGAAAGTCCGGCATATATGGATATCTCAGATGTAGAAAAATTAATCTTAGACAGTATAAACCAGCCTGTTCATATAGATCTGCTTTCAGAGAAAACAAATATAGATACAGAACAGATTATTGTTATTCTGTTTGAGATGGAAATAAAAGGTTTATTAACTGTTGAAAATGGTATTGTTGTAAGAAACATATAG
- a CDS encoding flagellar brake protein encodes MEENKSIWKLIGWLKKIKNLDVVAFYQEVPIKGRIEISDIDEKLEQIIWKADKTLIPPLKETRHLYFKYNDEVFILTVIAYDSKEIATSFPTLALDKKLNRSYVRVKTSHENPVTVQINDLKFNADDISEAGVGIITPKKDTKELQEGAEYDLKLSIKGEELPAKGVIVYIRDAGSDFVRIGIKFTQLKPRVQDKIVKYIMDRQREIAKKIFLFKS; translated from the coding sequence GTGGAAGAAAACAAATCTATATGGAAGCTTATTGGCTGGTTAAAAAAGATAAAAAATCTTGATGTTGTGGCTTTTTATCAGGAAGTTCCTATAAAAGGAAGGATAGAGATATCTGATATTGATGAAAAATTAGAGCAGATTATATGGAAAGCGGATAAAACTCTCATCCCTCCTTTAAAGGAAACAAGACATCTGTATTTCAAGTATAACGATGAAGTGTTTATCCTCACTGTTATAGCGTATGACAGTAAAGAGATAGCTACATCTTTTCCTACTCTGGCTCTTGATAAAAAGTTAAATAGGTCTTATGTTCGTGTTAAAACTTCCCATGAAAATCCTGTCACAGTTCAGATTAACGATTTGAAATTTAATGCAGATGATATAAGTGAGGCAGGTGTGGGGATTATTACTCCCAAAAAAGATACAAAAGAGCTACAGGAAGGAGCAGAGTATGACCTGAAGCTATCTATTAAAGGTGAGGAATTGCCTGCAAAAGGAGTTATTGTTTATATAAGGGATGCAGGTAGTGATTTTGTGAGGATAGGAATTAAATTTACACAGTTAAAGCCCAGAGTTCAGGATAAGATAGTTAAGTATATAATGGATAGGCAGAGGGAGATAGCAAAAAAGATATTTCTTTTCAAGTCTTAA
- a CDS encoding polyribonucleotide nucleotidyltransferase codes for MGEVGEITVHKVETTVNGTPLSIETDYFAKQASGAVIVRQGETAVLVAAVVSEEPQADIDFFPLTVEYREKTYAYGKIPGGFVKREGKPSVREILVSRLIDRPIRPMFPKGFFNDVVITAMTLSADDKYDPDVLAIVGASAALHISEAPFEGPIAGVRVARVDGQFVVNPTYQQRNLSDIDIVVAGSKDAIVMVEGGSEEVSEEVILDAIMFAHNEIKKLIDIQEELRAKVGGKEKIVVEIDEIDTKLQKELESIVKEKVREALNILDKKERRKKLSQIFEEAVSQIEIPEGKEKKVETIYKDIVSSVMREKVLKEKVRIDGRKPDEIRPIWIRTGVFPRIHGSAIFTRGQTQAFVATTLGAPGEEQIEESIEEGEEKKRFMLHYNFPPFSVGEARPPRAPSRREIGHGNLAERAVEPLIPPEEEFPYVIRVVSEILESNGSTSMATVCGASLSLFDAGVPMKKHVAGIAMGLLKEEDDYVILTDILGDEDHLGDMDFKVAGTRDGVTSIQMDIKIKGLTKEILEEALEQAKKARLYILDLMYQAMPEPRKELSPHAPKIITMRVLPEKIPVIIGPSGKNIKKIIEETGVKIDLQPDGLVRIYAVDGESGEKARQMIEELIMDIELGEVYMGKVTRVEDYGAFVELLPGKLSLLHVSQISPERVRSAKDKIKVGDILTVKVIDIDEQGRAKVSLKEVKEGEEPKNKFLYE; via the coding sequence ATGGGAGAAGTAGGGGAAATTACCGTACACAAAGTAGAAACCACTGTTAATGGGACACCTTTATCTATAGAAACTGATTATTTTGCAAAACAAGCAAGTGGAGCTGTTATAGTAAGGCAGGGAGAAACTGCTGTTCTTGTAGCTGCTGTGGTATCTGAAGAGCCACAAGCAGATATAGATTTCTTTCCATTAACAGTGGAATACAGAGAAAAAACTTACGCTTACGGTAAAATCCCCGGAGGTTTTGTAAAAAGAGAAGGAAAACCATCTGTAAGGGAGATACTTGTATCAAGGTTGATAGATAGACCTATCAGACCTATGTTCCCAAAAGGTTTCTTTAATGATGTTGTGATTACCGCCATGACTTTATCTGCTGATGATAAATATGATCCAGATGTTCTTGCTATAGTTGGAGCATCTGCAGCTCTGCATATATCTGAAGCTCCTTTTGAAGGCCCTATTGCAGGGGTAAGAGTTGCAAGGGTAGACGGTCAGTTTGTGGTAAACCCTACATATCAGCAGAGGAACCTGTCGGATATAGATATCGTAGTTGCTGGTTCAAAAGATGCAATAGTTATGGTCGAAGGAGGAAGCGAAGAGGTTTCTGAAGAGGTTATATTAGATGCAATAATGTTTGCCCATAATGAGATTAAAAAACTTATTGATATACAGGAAGAGCTAAGAGCAAAAGTTGGTGGTAAAGAGAAAATTGTTGTTGAAATAGATGAGATAGATACAAAACTTCAGAAAGAGCTTGAAAGCATCGTAAAAGAAAAAGTAAGAGAAGCACTGAATATTCTTGATAAAAAAGAGAGAAGAAAAAAACTATCACAGATATTTGAAGAGGCTGTTTCCCAGATAGAGATTCCTGAAGGAAAAGAAAAAAAGGTAGAAACTATTTATAAGGATATTGTATCCTCTGTAATGAGGGAAAAAGTTCTTAAAGAAAAAGTAAGAATAGACGGTAGAAAACCAGATGAGATAAGACCTATATGGATAAGAACAGGTGTATTTCCGAGAATCCATGGTTCTGCTATATTTACAAGAGGTCAAACACAGGCATTTGTCGCTACAACTCTTGGAGCTCCCGGAGAAGAGCAGATAGAAGAAAGTATAGAAGAAGGCGAAGAGAAAAAGAGATTTATGCTCCATTACAACTTTCCTCCATTTAGTGTAGGAGAAGCACGTCCACCAAGAGCTCCCTCAAGAAGAGAGATAGGACATGGAAATCTTGCTGAAAGGGCAGTAGAGCCTCTTATTCCTCCAGAGGAGGAATTCCCGTACGTTATAAGAGTTGTATCTGAAATACTTGAGTCTAATGGTTCTACTTCTATGGCAACAGTATGCGGTGCGTCCCTTTCTCTGTTTGACGCCGGAGTACCGATGAAAAAGCATGTGGCTGGAATAGCTATGGGATTACTTAAAGAAGAAGATGATTATGTAATACTCACAGATATACTGGGAGATGAAGATCATCTTGGGGATATGGACTTTAAAGTTGCAGGAACAAGGGATGGTGTAACATCTATACAGATGGATATTAAGATAAAGGGACTTACTAAAGAGATACTTGAGGAAGCTCTGGAACAGGCAAAAAAAGCAAGACTTTATATACTTGATCTTATGTATCAGGCTATGCCTGAACCAAGAAAAGAACTTTCTCCCCATGCTCCTAAGATAATTACAATGAGAGTTCTCCCTGAAAAAATACCTGTCATTATAGGACCTTCAGGAAAAAATATAAAGAAAATAATAGAGGAAACAGGTGTAAAAATAGACCTGCAGCCTGATGGTCTTGTCAGAATTTATGCTGTAGATGGAGAAAGTGGAGAAAAAGCCAGACAGATGATAGAAGAACTGATTATGGATATAGAGCTTGGTGAAGTATATATGGGTAAAGTAACAAGGGTAGAAGATTACGGAGCTTTTGTTGAACTTCTGCCAGGTAAACTGTCTTTACTCCATGTAAGCCAGATATCTCCTGAAAGGGTTAGATCAGCTAAAGACAAAATAAAAGTAGGGGATATACTTACTGTAAAAGTGATAGATATAGACGAACAGGGAAGAGCAAAAGTTTCCCTTAAAGAAGTGAAAGAGGGTGAAGAACCTAAAAATAAATTCCTCTATGAGTAG